ACCGGCCAGACTCTGCTTCACTTTGCATCTTCGTTGGGCCTTACACGATTTGTTGCTGGCCTGCTCGCCCGCGGTGCCAATCCAGATGTGCAGGATAGCACCGGAAATACGCCAATGCATCTTGCTGCCCTGAACGGCCACGCACACATCGTCAATAGACTCCGCCTTGCTGGTTCTAGCCCCAACATCCGGAGCATCAGAGGCTTTACCCCCGCCGATCTCGCCAGCACATTGCCTGCCCACCAAGCAGCTTTGATTCCTGCGCGTCACCGTTCGCGTAGTGCTGGGTCGTTGACTTCCCGTCGTAGGCACAGCAGCTCGGCCTCTCTCCAATCACTCTGGGAGTCCTCGTCAGCGTCGGGTTCGTTCGACCATACTGTTGATGACTCTGAAGAGACCtcagatgaggatgacgaattCAGCATGACGACTTCTCGCCGGCCTAGTACGCATCATGATGCCGTCCCACCACGACAGACGCCAGAGCCGATTGCCGCAGAGGGTGAGGCGCGACCATTTTCTCCACCAGCAGCGCTTGTTGCCTGGCGGAATCAGCTGCAGACACAAATCAACCAGTTCCAGCAGAGTGTGTCGAATGCTTTCCCTAATCTACCGAATCTTCCGGCTCTGCCACCGATGCCGGCATTGCCAGACTACCAGGCACACCCCATGATGCGTCGCATTACGAACCTTGTCCCGCATCGACCTGGATCTTCTCGTGGGGCTAAAGAGGGTTGGTGGGATATGCTGACTGGCAATTCCTCACCTGGTTCGCCTGCTTCACCTGGCAACACCGAGCTCCCATCGTACGACGAGTTGTACCCGCGTAACGAAGGCCagggtgaggaagaagtggaGCGTGCAAAGAAGGCTAGCCTATTGCAAGCTGCTGCGGAGGCGGCTTTAGACCAACACTTTGAAACACAGGCCAGCTCCTCTAGAGTCACTGGTGGACAAGAGAGGGAAGACCTTCAAGACATCCGGATTGGTCGAAATGTTATCTCCCgggagcagcagaagcatctTAGGGAGCAACAAGCTCGACGCATGAAGGGTCTGGGTAGTGACAGGAATCTGTACTTCTTCTGGGTGAGTTACCAACCTTACATACccttaatttcttatttcgCACTGCTAATCTTGGTTTAGATTCCTCTTCTCATTCTGGTGATCTTCGCCTGGGCTCGAAGCTACATTCCCGGTATCTCGCAAGGAATCTCCGATGTCTTCGAGTTCGTACAGGACCGCTATACTACGCAACGCGTGTTGGACGTTGGCACCTAGACGTCATTTCTCACCCGACTATCCGTATGTTTGTTTGATCGATGTTTTTCAGCTGGGGCGTTATGCGTGTTTGGGACACAATACACTGGGACctgctttcctttcctttgtttGGATTAACTTGCGTATAATGATGGGATAtgactattattttattatttgtCCGTTTTCTTGCTACTCTCTGGGTCAGTATGGGGTTTCCTGTGGCTTTTTGTTAGACCTCAGCCGTTTCTAgtagaagcagcagcagcagtgctCGATGGGAAGTTTAATGTAAACAAGAGTACAATCAATGTATATATGTCAATCATTACCTCAAACCTTAAGTAGACAGATTTCTCTCATTCCAGTACGTAGTAAGCTTAGATGCCCTGGGCTGTGTTGTAGTGCTGCTGAGTAGTGCCAAGAGTCCAACGCGGAGGCGGCCACCGAACAACCACGGagacaacaaccaccactcCGCCTCTCGCATTCACCTATAACGTCCCCTCTCGCTCTCCTACCACTAACTCGCACGTCGGGTAGGCAATTCTCATCCGAATTGCTTGACCGGAATGCTCCAGGAGCGCAGCCAGCTTCCCCCCTGAATACTGCGCTGCGCCGGGAATTATGGACTCTCTACCCCAGGCCGCCTCCAGCAGTGTCACCGGTATTTACCCCCCTGCCCGGAATAAAGAGTCCACGCTGTacatttctttttttttttttttctttccaatttttgttttttcctTGCTAACCTCCCCCACCACCCCATAGTTGAATACACCGATCCCTCGGGCCTGTTCTCCTCCGTCCAACCAGTCATCGCGAACAAACTCCCCCTCCGCAACCTCCACTGGAAGTCACCCACGCGCCCCGTCCGCTCAATAGAATCCCTCCGCATCGGGTTCACACCGGCCGAAAATGAGTCTGATGAACGCAAGTCCTCCAGCGATGCGCCAAGCAGCGCCGTGACGCATCGCCGGCACCAGATCCCCGGTCTCCGGCAGACACCTTACCTGAAGATCTACATCCTGCGGTGTGACGACAACGACACGTACAAGAGTACCGCGAGGAAGGAACTGCGGGAGTGGATCAAGACGCATgggtcgtcctcgtcctcgtcggtgTCGACATCTGGTTCCgcggctgcagcagcagcagcgacgagCCAGGAGAAGCACGATGCGTTCGAGTGGCTCATCTTGCATGTTATCCAGGAAGGGGACGGGGCGGAGAAGGTAGTGCCGACGTCGAAATGGGGGCGGGCGAACACGACtgtgctggagaaggtgaaggcgGATTTTAATGGGTCGTCGAAGTCGGCTGTGGATCGGGTGGCTCAGTTGCGGATTCCGAAGCTCGGGAGTACGAACAAGTCGCCGGAGTTGGCTGATCAGATTGAGGACTTTgtggagaaggtgaagaatgGGATTCTGGCGTCCTTTGATCTGAGGGTTGCGCAGTATGAGGAGGATATTAAAGAGAAGGACTCGCAGCGGAGTTTGCCCGGTTGGAACTTTTGCACGTTCTTTATACTAAAGGAGGGTCTTGCTAGGGGGTTTGAGAATGTGGGATTGTTTGAGGATGCGCTGGTTGGGTATGATGAGCTTGCTGTTGGGTTGGATGCCGCGATCCAGGACCAGCTGGATGGGTCTAGTGAACAGCATGGCAGCGCTTTCTTAACGAACAGTGAGGACTGGCGGGAACGGGCGAAGGTTGCTTTAGATGCTCGGACGGATTCAAAGGGGCCTGACGGGGATGGCGAAGATGTTGCTCCAATTCCTGATCTTGACCCGGCGGATTTCCCGATTGACCCGGCCAGGAAGACTTATCGAGAGATGATTCTTTCTAGCaatatctccatcttcgaTTTCCGCACTTACATCTTCTCTCGACAATTGACGCTCCTTCTTAGAGCATCAAGGGCGCCATCGCTTATCACTGAGGACCCGGATGCCGACCCCAAGTCAGGGAAAGGAACCAAGAAGCCTGAAGATCTAATGCTTTTGGCCGAGGTCTGCGAGCGAGCAGCCGAGTTTATCAGCCTTGCTGCTCGGACACTTCGAGCTGATCTCGAAGGGGGCCTCGCGGACTTAGAGAACGCGGCCAAGTCGGAGATTATAAGCAATCTCGTCTCGTCTTGGGCTTATGCCGCTGCGTACCAGATTCTACTACAGACCTTTACACCAGCGCTCACACTTCCTGAATCTTCCCTACATGCGACGGAGGCCACGCTGGAcgagaagcaaaagcagGATGTCCCCAAACGCACGACTTCCCTAGTCATGCCTGCAAACCGCCAGTCGCGCCCAGCTAAGACGGAAATGATATCTGCCAACGCTCTTTCATCCGTTCACGAGCAACCGGGATTCGAAGGACCAAAGCTCACCCCTAAAACAGGGTCGGAGCAACTGGCATCTCAGCGAGGTGAACTTCTCCTGATGGCCCGAAGACTCCTAGAAGAGATCGCTGGCCGGTGTGGGTGGAAGGAATCGTGGACTGATCTTGGGCTTCTCTTCGACGATAGGGATGCTAAATCTGGAAACATGGCGGACGTGGCTTTGGATGACGAGAGCTCCGAGCCAGTGAAGGAAACCCAACTCATCAACTCTCTTAGTGGTATCGACCTATCACAACTAAAGGCGGCTTTGAAATCTAGGAAAGCATTCCGTGCGCATTATGAAGAGCTTACGGATCGAATGTACCGTCACTATATCGCGGCGAACCGTACACATTCGACGCACACTGCGTTGGCTGATATGGCCATTTTACGTTATCGACAAAGCGATTACGGCGCCGCTGCGTCGTATTTCCATCAAATTGCTCCGTTCTACGGCAATAAACACTGGACTATTCTAGAGGGAGTCATGTTGGAGATGTACGCCCGGTGTTTGAAAGAGTTGGGCCGAAATGAGGAGTATGTCAAGATGGTTGTGCGCCTTTTGGCGAAGTATGCTGCGCATACCCAGTCCCAGTTGTCGAGTAGACAGAAGACACTCGATGCGTCTTCAATATTTGCAGAGAAGGCATTGATCTCTGAGTATGTGGAGGAATTGTTTCGGGCGTCCGGTGCGCTGCAGAAAGATGTCTCTGCACCGTTGACGGACTTCTTTGGGGATTTGAACGTCAAACCTGCCATTCTTCATTATAAAGACCGAGATGGATTCCAACTACAGCTATACCTCCGGTTCCTCCTTGGCGAGCGGATTGATGTTGATTCGATCAAAATTCGACTCGTCAGCGCCAATGCCAGCACTCACAGCAGCGAGCATTGGATAGAGACACCAGCCAAAGCGACTATCAAATCATCCTCAACAAGGGTCTTGGTTGATTCATCGGTACGTATCACCCTCTTCATTGTGCCTTGGGAATCAGCTAACTTTGCGTAGACTACGTTGCAAGGGAAATACTTCGTGGACCGCATTGAGATGCGGGCGGGCAACCTGCTATTTTCCATGAGTGGGGGAGCGAATTCTAACCTACCAGTGGGATTCAgggaggatgtcgatgaggacgaagataCTCGATCATACATCCTGTGCTACCCACCACCACAAGGCTTGCAAGCAAGGATTGAGTCGCCTCATCTTGTGAACCTGGAGGCCTTGCGTACGCTCGAGCTGGAACTTAGCAGTGGTTGGAATGATATCAAGACGGGTGTTTTACGAGTACGGCCTGCAACAGCGGGTCTGCGACTGAGAATCACCGAGGCAGAGATAGTAGAAGGTGACTTGGCGATCAAGACCAATAGTGAGTCGGGTAACATCGAGTTTAGCAAACTCGGCGAAAGCACGATTGTTCGATTCCGGATCCCATACACGGTTGAGGAGCACCCCGCGACGCTCTCTGCAAGGGCAGAGGTTACCTACGACACGGAGAAGGGACGATTCAACTACTCATCTGCACACAACGTTGCCTCTGCTCTGCCAATCAGCGTGAATGTGCAAGATGTATTCAAACAGAATATGCTCTTCTCGCGATTCACCGTCAGCCCGGCTACGATGATCCCGCTCTGGCTTTCGAAATGCAGCATCCCCAGTTCGGACGTTTATGAGGTGCAGTCCAATGTCGGCGATCCCGTCGCGATGAGGGTGTTCCCCAAACAACCTGCTTCTCTGCTGTACAAGATCCAACCACGCAAAGAcactgcagcttctcctggATCGAAGCGAGCTCTACGACTCACAGTCGACTTTACCTGCGTGGATGACGAGTGTTTTGATGCGGTGGAGAAGACATTCAAAGAAAGCATCTCCCGCAGTGAATTCGCGCAGTATATGACATTGCTCACGCCACACATTGTCGATGCCTTCCGGACGCAGCTGTCGACGCCAGACATGGAGGTCATCGGGCTTGTGCGCGAGGTCGCAGCCTTGCCTTACGCAGCTGTTCGGTGGGAAGGATTGTTGAACGCGTTGAAGGAGCCAATGGATGACCTACGGGCTTGGCTCAAGGCGTGGCATGATGTAAGGAGTTTCATTTCCCTTCCTCCCCTGTTTCGGAATCTGTTGGGGATTATGTTGTTGAAGTCATCGTACTGACCTGTATACCTACAGAATCATCTGATGCTGTCTCTCCCGGAGCAGCCGTCAATCCGTCGACGCcacatcatcatccccgtcGACATTCCAGAAATCCAGGTCGTGCACACGGCCGAGCTTCGCCTGACCAACCTGCCAGAACAAACACCCCATGCAGCGGTCGGACAAACCATAACCGCGGAGCTGCGGCTTTCGCATACACGACGCTGGTGCACGCCCGATCAGCGCGAGGAAGCAGCAGGCGGAGGCCCGCTAGAATTTTCGTACGAACTGCACGCCAACCCAGAGCTATGGATGGTTGGcggacgacgacgaggaaacTTCTCCGCGAACGAGGGCGAGACAACGACATTCGCAGTGATGTTACTGCCGCAGAAAGCGGGCCACCTGCTTTTGCCGGGGCTGGAGATTAGGAGCTTTgtgccgccaccgccgcagtCGCCGTCGACCA
This region of Aspergillus puulaauensis MK2 DNA, chromosome 5, nearly complete sequence genomic DNA includes:
- a CDS encoding putative TMEM1 family protein (BUSCO:EOG09260NHB;~COG:K;~EggNog:ENOG410PJJT;~InterPro:IPR022233;~PFAM:PF12584;~antiSMASH:Cluster_5.5); this translates as MDSLPQAASSSVTVEYTDPSGLFSSVQPVIANKLPLRNLHWKSPTRPVRSIESLRIGFTPAENESDERKSSSDAPSSAVTHRRHQIPGLRQTPYLKIYILRCDDNDTYKSTARKELREWIKTHGSSSSSSVSTSGSAAAAAAATSQEKHDAFEWLILHVIQEGDGAEKVVPTSKWGRANTTVLEKVKADFNGSSKSAVDRVAQLRIPKLGSTNKSPELADQIEDFVEKVKNGILASFDLRVAQYEEDIKEKDSQRSLPGWNFCTFFILKEGLARGFENVGLFEDALVGYDELAVGLDAAIQDQLDGSSEQHGSAFLTNSEDWRERAKVALDARTDSKGPDGDGEDVAPIPDLDPADFPIDPARKTYREMILSSNISIFDFRTYIFSRQLTLLLRASRAPSLITEDPDADPKSGKGTKKPEDLMLLAEVCERAAEFISLAARTLRADLEGGLADLENAAKSEIISNLVSSWAYAAAYQILLQTFTPALTLPESSLHATEATLDEKQKQDVPKRTTSLVMPANRQSRPAKTEMISANALSSVHEQPGFEGPKLTPKTGSEQLASQRGELLLMARRLLEEIAGRCGWKESWTDLGLLFDDRDAKSGNMADVALDDESSEPVKETQLINSLSGIDLSQLKAALKSRKAFRAHYEELTDRMYRHYIAANRTHSTHTALADMAILRYRQSDYGAAASYFHQIAPFYGNKHWTILEGVMLEMYARCLKELGRNEEYVKMVVRLLAKYAAHTQSQLSSRQKTLDASSIFAEKALISEYVEELFRASGALQKDVSAPLTDFFGDLNVKPAILHYKDRDGFQLQLYLRFLLGERIDVDSIKIRLVSANASTHSSEHWIETPAKATIKSSSTRVLVDSSTTLQGKYFVDRIEMRAGNLLFSMSGGANSNLPVGFREDVDEDEDTRSYILCYPPPQGLQARIESPHLVNLEALRTLELELSSGWNDIKTGVLRVRPATAGLRLRITEAEIVEGDLAIKTNSESGNIEFSKLGESTIVRFRIPYTVEEHPATLSARAEVTYDTEKGRFNYSSAHNVASALPISVNVQDVFKQNMLFSRFTVSPATMIPLWLSKCSIPSSDVYEVQSNVGDPVAMRVFPKQPASLLYKIQPRKDTAASPGSKRALRLTVDFTCVDDECFDAVEKTFKESISRSEFAQYMTLLTPHIVDAFRTQLSTPDMEVIGLVREVAALPYAAVRWEGLLNALKEPMDDLRAWLKAWHDNHLMLSLPEQPSIRRRHIIIPVDIPEIQVVHTAELRLTNLPEQTPHAAVGQTITAELRLSHTRRWCTPDQREEAAGGGPLEFSYELHANPELWMVGGRRRGNFSANEGETTTFAVMLLPQKAGHLLLPGLEIRSFVPPPPQSPSTTSTGTNVPPAVAAAGTPVVQRRPIACEVDYRNHGETVLVLPDLRGTTVSLSLSGGGHGGSWLVDSERRFQS